A stretch of DNA from Rattus rattus isolate New Zealand chromosome 1, Rrattus_CSIRO_v1, whole genome shotgun sequence:
GTGCCTAATTTCCTCATTTGCAAAATCAACAGAAGACTCCAGCTCAGAAAGTATTCTCAGATGAGCTCTTACTGTGTCAGTAAGGTGTCCTCGTCCTTTGGCTTAAAGCAGGAGAATATTTCCCCATCCCCAGGAGTCACTGGTCCGTGGTTTATGGAGCAGGTCACTGATAGCATCTCTCTGGGAGAAGTGTGAGGGACGCTGTACAACTCAGCAGCATTCCAGATGGCGTAGGCTTCAGCATGGCCTGGGTCCTCTGGCTGACTTGAGCTGCTAGTATGAACAAGAaatagacctttaaaaaaaaaacagaaagaaatggaggcGGGACTGGGATTTTTGACATTGTTACCATAGCAAAGCCTTGCACAGTGCAACTGGCACACCGTGGGAATAGCCCTGACTCAAGACCTGAGACAAACAAGTCAGCTAAGATGAGTGACAATAAAATCAGTAAGGGTGAGGGGATGCCTGGTcacaggcccctcccccaccacaagCCACTCCCCCACCAcaagccccaccctcaccctacCCCTCCCCTGGCTGCAAGCTCCTCCCCTGGCTGCAAGCCCCTCCCCTGGCTGCAAGCCCCTCCCCCTGGCCACAGGCCCCTCCCCCACTACAAGCCCCACCCTGTCCCACCCCTCTCCTGGCCACAAGCCCCAACCCCAACTCCACTCCTCCCCCAAACTCTTGGGTTCTGACCATGCCGCCTTGTGTGGCCTGTGTGTGAACCTACATCTTTAGGTGCCCTGGGATAACCTTTGTAGTGGAAGTGGCTGCCTATGGGAAGGACCTGCCTGCCCCTTTCCGTGTACATCGGAACACAGGCTACCTTTCTGTGAGCAAAGGTCTATTGCCTCTGGCCTTGGAACTAAACAGGCAGTTAACTGCCTATTGTTCTGAACTCTGAACTCTCTGGATCTCTGCAGGTTCTAAGCCTCCCACCGTGCCCCTTAGGGATATCTTAGCCCATTATCCGTTGCTATAACAGAATGCTGACTAACTTACAAAGAGACGTATTTGGTCCATGATAATAGAGGGACCAAGGGTCCAAATGGCACGGCACCAGCATCTCACTGCTGAGCCCCACCACCAGTACCCAAACATGGTGGAGGAGCCGAAAGGGAACCTGTTGTGTGCAGAAGGGGCCAAGAATGGAGCCCCCATTGCTTATTCTCAAGGAAACGTTCGTCTGTGAGGCCAGCATGACCGTGACCGCATCCATGACAGCAGAGTGATCATTGGCTTTCCCCTGAGGGTTCTGCCACCTCAGCACTGGTACCTGCACCTCTGAGGAGCACGTCAATCACAGAGGGTGCACAGGAGCCCCTCTCTTTCCGCTTTTGTCACCTGGGTTTTCAGAGTGTCCCTGAACACCTTGTTCTCTTCCTGAGAACTGATTATATTGTCACTCATCTTGTAGCAGCAAGCCCAGGCAGTGTGCTCTGGGAAGGGACCGCACTGTGCCAGTCTTGAGGGTGGATGTGAGTTACCTTGGGTCGCCGTGCGGGAGACGATTGGatgcagagatgactcagggtCCGGttttgacatctgtccagggcTTAGGCTTTTCCTCAGCCTTTGTTCTAGAACATGGAGGTGACAGTGGAAACGTCTCTGCTGCCGGAAGAAAACACAATTAGCAGTGGTATTTTACTaggatgctgggggtgggggtggggggggggtctgtCTTTTATCCAAGTAAGAACAGCCAGGTCGTTGTGGGAGGACTGGAAAAGTCAGccatggtttttaaaaacaactcttCCTGCCAAAACAATATTACATTGGCTGTATTTTTCTAAATAGGATAATACAGAGGAAGCATAATAAGAATGAACCCTTATAACCCCATGTGGCAAAAATAGTCATCATTAGTTTGTTTCCCTTTCACATTTTACATAAagatatgttttaaatgaaattaggACGATGACGGGAAACACTAATCAAAGCCATTCTGTGTGCCAGGGGTCTGTAGCTCTTTGTTAGCCGTTCACCCTTTAACAGTGGAGAAtctcacaagtgtgtgtgtgtgtgcacgccggtgggtgcctgtgtctgtgtgtgtctgtgtgtctgtctgtgtgtatgtctgtgtttgtgtgtgtctgtgtttgtgtctgtatgtgtgaccatctgtgtgtgtctgtgtgtgtgtgtctatgtgtgtctgtgcacgtgtgcctgtgtgtctctgtgtctgtgtgtttgtatatgtctatgtgtgtttgtgtatgtgtctgtgcatgtgtgtctatgtgtctgtgtctgtgtgtctgtatatgtctatatgtgtttgtgtgtgtgtgtgtgtcactgtgtctgtgtgtctatgtgtatgcctgtgtctgtgcctctgtgtgcctatgtatatatgtgtatatgtgtctgtatatgtctacgtgtgtgtatgcgtgcacctatgtatatgtgtctatatctatgtgtcaatgtgtgtgtgtatctctgtgtgtctgtatatgtgtgtatatgtgtgcacctatatatgtgtgtcaatatgtgtgcctgtgtacgtatatgtgtgtatctctgtgtgtctgtatgtgtctttctctgtgtgtatatgtgtgtatatgtgtgtttatgtgtgtatatgtgtgtttatgtgtgtatatgtgtatacaccaACCTTGGAGGTTCTCTTCATTTATTCCTCTCCTAATTCCCTTGAGACAGCGTCTTTCACTAGACCCAGTGAGCACCAGCAATTCTCTTGTTTCCACACTCACTGTGGCACTGGGGTCATAGGTGTATGAccatacccccaccccctttgtaTGGGTGCTAGGGCTTTGAACTCATATCCTCATGCTTGAACAGCAGTCTCTCTTAAGTCTTTATGTATGTATAGAGTCTTTATGTCATTTgcagaggaggagactgaggtcAGGATAGTCTATAAGAATAGACTAGTGATAGCAAGGATGGGGTGAAGTCTGCCTCCAGAGCCCTCAGTCTGGACTGTGCATCACCAGCTTCACAGTCTCCTCAAATCATAAAATATTCGCTCTGTTTCTTATCCCCCTGTTCTACAGATTGGGTGATAGAATCCCACAGATCTGACTCAGTTTACCCAAAAACATGTAGTTCGTAAATATCAGTACTGGAACAAGCCCGAATTCCCTCATGCACACAGTCCATGTACATGCTGACTTCATTCAGGTGTTCCGGGAACCTCTGACCTCCCGCAGCCTAGTTCTGAGAGCAGGTTGCACCATCGAGGGGCCGGTGCCAATCCCAGGATAAACAAAGCAGAGCGGGCTCAGCCCTCTTCCTCACACGTACTCTTTGTCTCCATTGACACCCAGGGAATCTGTGGCATTAAGCAATGCACACTTGGCCTCGCTTATCTGTGCAGTGGTCAGGCTTCATATAAAAGTCCAAAAtgtgcaccccccccccaacaattccGTCGTTCTTCCAACGTTCTTTAACTGGGATTTGCTGGCAGGCAGCAAGACTGAGCTGTGAGCACTGTTTTGTTCCCCAGCCTAGAGTCTTGAGAACATGCCAAGCATTGTTACAACTTTCAAGTAAGGCAAAAGTCAGTTGGCCTCCTGGGAGTAGACATGTCTCTGCATATAAGGCCGTCTGGGACCTGCAGTCTTTAAGAGAGCCAGGCTCGTGGCCTTGGGAGTACCTGGGTGTCTGACCAGCTCAGGGGTGGGGAGACCCGAAGAAAGATGAACAGGAGGTGACTTCCTGATGAATTTCACCAGGTAAACCATGAAGCCTTTCTCTTCAGACAGGAGAATTCTAAAACAaagctatgtatgtgtgtatattctaAATTTGATCTTATATTTAATTCAAGAGGGCTAGAACAAGTGCTcatgaaaaagaaatgacaagaatGTTGTGTAAATAGGCCAAACTAATGGACACTGTTTGGACGTCCCTAGAGGGAAGAGTGATGTGGCCATGATTGACAGGGTCCAGGGgggcttctcttcctctttcacctCAGTGTAGTTACCCAGCGTGTTCAGACTACAAATGTTCACCATGTTTTTATACTTATTTACATACTGAGGTCTTTCCTGAGTGTAAGCGATACTTCATTTAAAGACCGCGAGTCCttacgtgtgtctgtgtatactgTCAGACGGTCCTCGGCTTTGTTCTCAGTGGAGTCTGTCTGGAACAACCTGGGTCGTCGGAAACAGCTCAGTCTAGAATTGTCAGGGCTATGGGGCCAGAACATGAGGCCATGTCCTTTTCTCATTCCGTGAACCTGTATCTTGAATGACTCCCGTGTAGACTCCTTGAAATAAAGAATGACGTCTCTCTGGATGATCAGTTGCAAGACAGCCCTTTGTGAGTAAAGGAAGTGCTAGCCGAGGTTGGGTACAACTGTGACATCATCTCTCCTGTGTCCCTGTCCTGCAGAGGACCGGTGGGGAAAGTACACGGATGAGCAACAAGAGCAGGAGTAAGCAGGACCACGCGACACCAGGGCAATAAGGAGGCTGGCAGGAAGAAGCAGCTTTTGCCGGCAGTGGGAAACCTTGGGGGAAGAGGCGCTGGAGTGGCTCTCAGAAGCACTCATGGTAGGATTTTGATGAAAAGTAGACGCATGGGGAGAAAGACCATAGGAGGCTCACACTGTCCACCCACTGCTCACTCAGGCTCAGTGGCATCTCAACTGCAGCTGAGGCCTGAAAGGTGAGCCGGGGTCTCACTATGGCTGGGTAGCCTGATTAAAGCTGATTTCAGCTGGGAGGCCTCGGGAAGCCGGTCAGTTCCTCAGAAGGTGATTGGCTCTGGTACCTCCAGCAAAATTTGGTTTCCAGCCTCTCTGGCTGTACAGCCACCGTGAATTACCCTGTCTGTCTCAAATCAGCACTCTCTGGGGTTGGTGTATTTCCTTTCGTCGTTCTCGTTTGGACCCCTTGCTGTTCTTGTTCAGTAACGAGCCATGGCTGAGTTTCCGTGAGCTCTCTGTGATCACCCTCCTGGACACCTAGAGATCTCCGTGTACCTGACACTCCTTCTTCCTGACCAAGCACAGGCATGGCCCTCTGTCCTCCTTTGCAAACACCTTGCTGTCTGGTCTCCCAGTGACCTGGTGTCTTATTTCCTTAGCCTGCCTTGCGTGATCCTTCATGATCCTTCATGAtgatcctccccaccccacctcccagatAAAGCAGCAAGAAAGAGTGTGCTTTGTGGCAACTGCATGTGGGAAGAGGGGGCCAAGAGAGAATGCTAACAAACTTGCGCACATTTTGCAAGAAGCTTCACTGGTCAACCTTTGCCTATACTGTAGGACTCCTTCCTGATAAGGCAGTGGTCAGGATTTAGGACGGTGTCAATACTGGTGTTGAAAGCAGTCTGTATGGAGTCTGGGTCACTCAAACACTGCAAGGTCTGTCGGTTTAATCCTTTCCTGGTCCTTTACAAGGTGGGCAGAGGTAACTTCTGCCAGACAGTACCTGTGTCCTGCTATTATTCTTATCAAGGGGATGTTAACTTGACAGCCTAGATGCTCCAGATTAGATGATATAATTGGATTTGTGTTCAGACTCTACCACGACTCATTCTTCATCCTCCGAGGACAGCGTCAGAATAATAGGGTGAGAGGCAGCTCGACGTCAAACCCTGGCTCCAGCGCCCTCAGTTGCTACATGTGTATGTCTTTAGCGTGTTTTTTGCCTGGCGTGGTATTAAGGATCAAACATGGTAATCTCTGTGAACACATCAGCAAACTCGGTGCACAGGCTGGTTCAGCCCTTCCCTTTTAGAGCACGAACTTCTAGCCCTGACCAGGATGCCAGACGCTACTTTGTAGGTCTGGACAGCCCGTGAATGTGAAAGCAGGTATCTGGCTGGCTTCGCGTTAAGAGCTGCAGGTCACAACCCCTCTGGGGATTGCCTATCCGATAAGTAACATTACCattcacaacagtaacaaaattacaggcatgaagtagcaacaaaataactttgtggttggggtcagagcgaggaactgtattaaacagTCACGGCATTTGTACTATATTATCATCTTCTGTTTACCTATTTTAATCACTGTGCTTGTGgtttggaattatttattttcatatagagATACCATTGTATTACTCAATTATCAAAGTTAATCATGCATCATACAGTTCTGTCACATCTGCTTAGTGGttctattagaaaaataattttcttgatgGATGTATCTGCTAgagttccccaccccaccccctttttttttctttttccttgtcttgTTAAATAACTGAGTTCTGAATTAGGGGCCTTGCCCGTCACGCAGCACACAGTGAAGGTCAAGCAAGCTCCCCAAGTCACACAGGAAGCCAGAAACGAGTGACTTCCTCGTTCTGTTCTGCATTTTCCTACCCTGGCAACTAACAGTTTCTACCTACAGACAGCAGATTGGATACAGTGGAGATGTGATTTCACATCACACAGATATAGGATGGGGTTGGGCTGTCCCGCCTTCTTCAGCTTGGAAGGATAGCATAGAGTGTGTTCATCCTGTGGCACAAGCCGTTGGGAAACCTAGGACTCAACAGATGGGACACATGTGCATGAACAGTTCCCTCCCGCTGAAAGTGCCATTTACTTCAGGTGTCAACCTGGTTCTCATTCTCTTTCAGGTGGAACGCCATGACATGAATACCCTCAGCCTGCCCCTGAATATCCGCCGAGGAGGGTCAGACACCAACCTCAACTTCGACGTCCCAGATGGCATCCTGGATTTCCACAAGGTCAAACTCAGCGCAGACAGCCTGAGACAGAAAATCTTGAAGGTGACGGAGCAGATAAAAATCGAGCAGACGTCCCGAGATGGGAACGTTGCCGAGTATCTGAAACTGGTCAGCAGTGCGGACAAGCAGCAGGCCGGGCGCATCAAGCAGGTCTTTGAGAAGAAGAACCAGAAGTCAGCCCACTCCATCGCCCAGCTGCAGAAGAAGTTGGAGCAGTATCACAGGAAACTCAGGGAGATTGAACAGAATGGAGCAACCAGAAGCTCGAAGGACATTTCTAAAGACAGCCTGAAGGAAATACAACACTCTCTGAAGGATGCCCACGTGAAATCTCGAACTGCTCCCCACTGCCTGGAGAGCAGTAAGTCGAGCATGCCAGGGTATCCCTCACGCCCCCCGTGTTTGTCTTCAATAAGTCCAGAGAGTTTGCCAACTTGATCCGGAATAAGTTTGGCAGTGCAGACAACATCGCTCACTTGAAGAATTCCCTAGAAGAGTTCAGGCCCGAAGCCAGCCCCAGGGCTTACGGCGGAAGCGCTACCATCGTGAACAAGCCCAAGTACGGCAGCGATGACGAGTGTTCTAGTGGTACATCCGGCTCAGCTGACAGCAATGGGAACCAGTCCTTTGGGGCTGGTGGAGCCAGCACCCTGGACAGCCAGGGGAAACTTGCCATAATCCTAGAGGAACTGAGGGAGATCAAGGTTACCCAAGCCCAGCTGGCAGAGGACATCGAGGCGTTGAAGGTGCAGTTTAAGAGAGAATATGGCTTTATCTCTCAGACTCTGCAAGAGGAGAGGTACAGGTGCGTACATGGACGGCTCCCTCTGGGATTCCTTTAGAAGCACCAAGCAGAAGCTGTCTGCTTACAAGCGAGGTGCTAATGCGTGTGTTTGCAGTAGATACAGATGTGGATTCAGAAGCATTTAAAGATTGATAATTCTCTCCAGCCTTCGTAATCCTAAATCCCATAATTTCTAGTTTATAGCTGACAATTAGAGGAAGACATTATATGCGTGGGTCTCTTAAAATATCGTTACCCAAGCCATGACTCACGTGCAGATTAAGAAATTGATTCAGCAGACGTCTGCGATGGTCTCATTACACTAATTTACAGACCCGTTTCCCTCCATCAGACCAGACAAGTGGACCTAATTCGCTGGACAATGAGACAATGAGGTAGATTTGTATGTGGTATGTCAGcttgaaatatacatattttgttcattaagcttttaaaacacacacacacacacacacatacacacacacacacacacacacacacacacacacacacggactggAGGGATCACTCTGCTGATAAAGTGCTTCCCGTGCAAGAAGGAAGCCTTCAGTCCAggtacccagcacccatgttagagTTGGATATAACAGCACAGGTCTGTAACCACAGTACTTGAGCACTTGGGGCagtagagacaagcagatcctagGCTAGACCTTGCTGGCCCATCAGCCTAGccaagttcagggagagacccaaAACATCtggcatcaacctctggcctgtacacacacccacatgcccacatgtcacacacacacacacacatgcacgcacgcacgcacgcatgcacacacattttacTATAAATGAGTGGCTCTCATCTTGAGAGTAAAGGTTGTAGCCTGCCTTTTGTGTTTACAGTTGTTTAAGAGGGTAGATAACTGAATATGAGATTGTGTGCCCTGTTCTGCTCATCAAAGGATCCTACCAAATTATTTCCATCAAAATGggttgacttctttttttttttaagatttatttatttattatatatataagtacgctgtagctgtcttcagacacaccagaagagggcatcagacctcatcatagatggtggtgagctaccatgtggttgctgggattttaactcaggacctctggaagagcagtcagtgctcttagccgctgagccatctctccagcccatgggttGACTTCTAAGAGTGCgaaatgtaaatgtttattaCATACTATACCACGTAAATTGTAAATTTAACCTACACTTGCTGTGTAATTTTACGTCATAATTTAGAAGGTGGCATTTTCTCACTTTTACAAAAGGTTTTTGTGATGCCAAGATTTGAACCAAGGGCTTCACGCATCCTAAGCATGTGTGTACCACTGAGAAATAATGCCGGCCTCAAAACTACGTTTTAACCTTGTGTGCACATTTTTGACTTCCGTACATTCATCTTACAAgaactgttttttctctttttttaaatttttttacatttactatTCCCTCATGTGTTTCATCCTGACTGCAAttccactccctcctcacccccaccccccagtctctccacacacacccccaagaTCCACCCCTCTTCACCTCCTCTCAggaaagagcaggccttccagggacCTCAAGCAAACACAGGGTAACCAGCTTCAACAAGACCAGGCACAgttctcacatcaaggctgggcaaggcaacccaggggaaggaaaagggtcccacaagTAAGCAAGAGACTGAGGGATGAACCCAGCTCCCACTGTTAGAAATCTCACATGTACACCGAGCCTCACAACCAGAACATATACGCAGACTACCCAGGCTAGACCTATGCAGGCTCCCTGAGCGATACGAGCCCACCTGAgtcccagtccattgtgggcTGGGAAGAACTGTTTTTCAGTCATGGTGTCATGAGAATGTATTGACCTTATCTTCATCCAGATCATTTGAGATCCGGATGCCTCTCTTATCCCAAGTCACAAACACTCAGTTGTCTGAGCCTTGGACCACCTTCGCTTTCATGCGTCCTGCATTCTGTGACCCCATGATACAGCCGTCAGGTGCATTCCTTAACAGGTTAAAAGGCTGCCTTAGAACGATGATAACGTTTGGCATTCATGAGGCGGAAGCTGAAGATAATCGTTAAATCTCAATTAAGCCTTTTCACCTATCAGATGACCTACGTAAATATAACTGGCTTGAGCCAGTCATTTCAAGCTAAGGCATCATCCTAAGATACTGCAAGCTCTTTAAGCTACTCAGAACAAAGCTTcaaaaaagacacagattctCTTCTCTGACAGTAGGCGTGGGAAAGGAAGTGTCTTTCTCTCACTTTTGGATTTTTGGACACCCTGTCCCATAAGCCATCTGTAAGTTGTGATGAGCTTAATCTTAgcatgtcttttaaaaagatatgtttctttatgttttatgtgtatgagtatttttgcctcagtggatgcctgtgcaccatgtgtgtgcagtgcccataaGACCAGAAGAAGGAAACACATTCCTTAGAAtcagagttacaggcaattgttaGCTAACCGTTGTAGGTGCTGGGgttcgaacccaggtcctctggaagagcacccagtgctcttaatgactaagctgtctctctagccctgaggttaattttttttttactagcacTTAATAGTCTAAGAGCTGAAAAAGCTTGTCTGGGTGTTTTCTTCGAGACAGTGGAATTGCCTTCTGGAGTGGAAGCTAATCATAAAACCTTCATTCTATTTCCATGTGCTGTGTGGCCACTAGCCCCCTATTACTGTTGGGCAGAAAAAGGGAGAGGCCACTATAGATGTGACCGGTCCTGGCCTGTCCTTGCTGTACAACTGTCTCCTAACTAGAGGCAACCACATCCCTGACAAAGTCTATCTGTTGTTATGGCAGCCAGTCCACGTGCTGGTCTGGCATaggtggaaaacaaaacaaaacaggtttgaTCTTGGTAAAGCCTCAAAGTTGAAGATATACAGTTAAGACTACAGAGGCAGGTCCCTCCTAGAATTGGGATTCAGGGGTAACCAAAATCGTGTTCCCCACAAATTGACCTACTctttcaggaaaacagtcttccaGGGTATGAAAACAAGCCAAGGGTCCCAAGACAAAAATAGGCCATCATTCTAGAACATGCTGTCGGGACACCTGTGCCACATGCTCACTATGGCTCCCATCTTTGTTAAGGTACGAGCGACTTGAAGACCAGCTCCATGACCTGACAGAGCTGCACCAGCACGAGACAGCTAACCTGAAGCAGGAGCTAGCCAGCGCCGAGGAGAAGGTGGCCTACCAGGCCTATGAGCGCTCAAGGGACATCCAGGTATGGGTCCCCTCCTGGCCAGACCCTGGTGTAGGATTTTTCTAGGCTTTAGTTCATTAAACAGTCTAACCTGGTACATTTCCCCAAGCCCTCCATCATGAGGGGCAAGATGTTCTTTCTATATAGATATTTCCCATCCACCTCCTGGCCCCACTGGCTTATGTTGCCCATGTGTAGCCCTGTTGCCTAACTCAGTTGGTAAGTATCTATCACTAGTCTAAGTCCAATAACTTCAAACTATTAAGAAATGTCACATGTTAGGCAGCTGCCTGCAGAGGCTGGAGTAGTCTAGTGGTATACCAGATGGCCCTAGCAAAGACCCTACTGTGCCCCAGAAATCCAGTCCTGCTGTGCTCTGCTGGCTGGGATAGGAGCGGGCAGTGGGGATGGCAGTTGGGCATTCCATGGTAAACTCTGGATTCGAGTCTAGTATTTACCAACTATTTGGCTCTGAGCAAGTCTCGAGTCTGCTCATCTGTAAAGCAATTGCTTCATATTCGTAAGTTCACCAAGCATGGGACTGCCAGCCCCTAGTAAAGCAATGTACTTGGTACTTACTCAATAGCCCTTTGCAATTGCTCTTATTGTTGGACCCATTTCTCAGATCTGAAGCCCGAGGTGCAAAAAAGGTAAAGTGACCTGAACAAGGCCTTGCAAATTGTCCCTTAGGAATGACTAAGAAGGCTGACCTGAAAGGGAAAGGCAAGGCCCAGAAAGCTGGCAGGAAGTGAGTAGATCCACCTAACAGTTACGTCATAAACAGAAGCCAGGGGCAGGACTTCCTCCTGAGGTCCCTAGGCTGCTATGgtcatctttttaaagaattaatacaATAACCAAAGACAGTAATGCTCATCTCCCTTTTTCAGATCTTCTTTGTAGTCTGGGTGTTTTCTGAGCTTAAGGAAGGCCATCCacgctctgaaccccactttacAAGGGAGTAGGCTGAGGCATAAAAGAGGGGCTTTCTCCCTAGTGTGCGTGCTGCCGTTCAGCTGCAAACATTTTATTCTGTGCTGGTGGAGGCTGTGTTTGCTGATGCCAGAGGTCTGCTTGGACAGTTCTGGGAAGCGGGGCTTAAGAGCTAATAGGAAACATTGTCCCCAGAGAGCAGAGGACACTGGGAAACTACTCTGACCTGGGAGACAGAACTCTCAGCTGTTAAGTGATTCTATTTAAAAGGTTTACttgcgtgcatgtgtatgcatacatgcatgtgtgtgtatgcatacatgcatgtgtgtgtatgcatacatgcatgtgtgtgtatgcatgtgtgtgtgtgtgtgtgtgtgtgtgtgtgtgtgtatgtgtcatagCACACACTTGACAATTGGAGAACAGCTTACAGGGGTCAGTCACCTCTTTCTACCTTGTGATTCCCAGGAATCAAAATTCAGTTCATCAGAcgtggcagcaagtgctttacccactgagccatcccacccaCTCCTCGACCATCCTATTTTAGAGCAGGTCTAGGATATCACTGGGTAGTGTCTAATGTGCCATTTCCTCATTTAGGGGATGGTCTGGATCAACAGTGTTCTCGTTTCTTTAAGAAACATATTCTGGGAGTGAGGAGGTCAGGTCTAGGGAGGGGCCCCACAAAGGGAACTTTAACTTCTGAGGAGTTCATTTCCACATTTTCCAGCTGCATCTCTAGTTGGAGCTGTAAAGGGCAGCTCCGTAAATGACAAGGGTCACAGAGGTTCAAAGCCAGCTCTACTACTCTGTCTCTGTGCGAGCCTGGCCAAGTCAGTGCGGTGTGCCTCTGAATCCTTGTCTTCAAAAAGTCACGAAGATCAAATAGAATCCGATATTTATTATACCAGAGTCTTCGCCGGACCCATAACAAACAGCCAAGAAGTTAATGCTGGGGTTCCTTTTATCTTATTGTTAAGTAGCAACATTCCTCAAGGCTTTTAGCCATTGATCTCTCCGGTCTCTCTGTTGCCTGTGTCTGTGGTTCTTATAAAAGTGCTTCCAACAGGATAGGCTGGGATGGTGCACAGACCCACAAAGTTTTTGCTGTTAAGTGATTGATCCCCCGACCCCTTTAAAATCCTGAATATCCAGTTCGAATTACTAAAGATAACCCCTCCCTCTATTTTCAAGTTAGATACTCCACCAAAGAAATCCTAATTATCGTGGTAGAGCTTAATAGCTCTCGGTGCCATGGGCGAAATGCCTTGCAATTCATTGTCtaattttcttggatttttttctttgtgtaagACATTGGTAGCGGTTCTAAGGTGAATTCTAAGATTAGCCTGAGGAGATGTGGACTTCTCTACCCTAAAACTGAGTGAAAGGGCCAAACGTGATGGTCCTTTGTCCTGATCTGTCACCTTTTTCACGCCATATCTAaaatggaaagggggaaaaaaaaatcactgcctgTAGCTGAAAGCAAGCCCGCCCACCCGCCCGCCCGTCCACCCTTCTGCGCTTGCCTGTTAGTGCTGACAGCCAGCGGTGCTTAAATGCGAAGATCTGAGAAAGTTTTATCCTTTGGTCGGCAGCCTAGTATAATGAAAGTTGCTATAGTAACAGAGAGCCCTGTTCTCTAGCCCAGAGAGTATATTCAGcaggagaaaagcaaatcaaTGTTGGACCCATTACACTCGCTTAAAGCCCAGAGAGCTGACCTTACGCAGCTGCACAAGCACATTGGCAAATGATTGCCATGACAGACAGACTGGCAGAGAAGCAGGCACACTGCACTGCCCCCCAGGAGGCGTGGGCTTTCCTCTGGAAACTGACATCCTGTTAACTGGCACCCAGGCTCCACAGCCACCTGCCGTGTGCAACACTCTCCTGCCTGAAGCAGATGCTGAGGGCAGGGTGAGCCTAGTCCCCGACTGCACACAACGTATGCGCCTCTGGGCTGTGCGGGAAGGCTGGCTAGAGACAAGCTGGGTCAGGGAGGGGTTCCTTGAGGTAATGTCCACGAGGATGCGGCCTCAGACGAGTGGC
This window harbors:
- the Tmcc3 gene encoding LOW QUALITY PROTEIN: transmembrane and coiled-coil domain protein 3 (The sequence of the model RefSeq protein was modified relative to this genomic sequence to represent the inferred CDS: inserted 1 base in 1 codon), which codes for MPGSDTALTVDRTYSDPGRHHRCKSRVERHDMNTLSLPLNIRRGGSDTNLNFDVPDGILDFHKVKLSADSLRQKILKVTEQIKIEQTSRDGNVAEYLKLVSSADKQQAGRIKQVFEKKNQKSAHSIAQLQKKLEQYHRKLREIEQNGATRSSKDISKDSLKEIQHSLKDAHVKSRTAPHCLESSKSSMPGXSLTPPVFVFNKSREFANLIRNKFGSADNIAHLKNSLEEFRPEASPRAYGGSATIVNKPKYGSDDECSSGTSGSADSNGNQSFGAGGASTLDSQGKLAIILEELREIKVTQAQLAEDIEALKVQFKREYGFISQTLQEERYRYERLEDQLHDLTELHQHETANLKQELASAEEKVAYQAYERSRDIQEALESCQTRISKLELHQQEQQTLQTDAVNAKVLLGKCINVVLAFMTVILVCVSTLAKFVSPMMKSRSHILGTFFAVTLLAIFCKNWDHILCAIERIIIPR